CTCTCGAACACGCTTGCGGCGCCGACCAGCAGGCCGAAGGTGACGCCGGAGATCTGGATGATGGGCGTCACGTCGTTGAGCGGATGCCAGTGCACCGATTGCGTGAAGTAGGCGCGGAAGATCGGCTGCGGAAGCTGCGCGATGGTGTAGCCGTCGGGCTCGGCCTGCTGCAGCACCGGCATGGCCAGCGTTCCGCCGGCCCCGCCGCGGTTCTCCACGATCACGCGCTGGCCCAGCTGGCGCGAGGCCAGATCGGCCAGCACGCGCATCGAGATGTCGGTGGCGCCGCCGGCCGCCCACGGCACCCACAGCATGATGGGCCGGGACGGAAAGGCGTCGTTCGCCGCGGCGCGCGTCAGCGCTGACGGCGCCAGCGCAAGGGCCGCGGCGCTGCCCAGCCAGCGGCGGCGTGTCATCCTCCAACGCGAGACGTTCATCCGCCACCTCCGCCACGCTTGGTGAGCCCGCCGAAGCCGCGCTGCGGGTCATAGCCCCAGCATGCGAGGCCGAAGAACACGAGCAGGCAGCCCACCACCACCCAGGGCGCGATGCCCGGGTCCTTGCCGTACAGCGCGAAGCGGACCCACTCCACCGCATGCGTGAACGGATTGAAGCGCGCCGCCTGGTACACCCACTCGGCCCCCGACTCCTGCAGCTTCCACAAGGGATAGAGCGCGGTCGACAGGAAGTACATCGGGAAGATGACGAAGTTCATCGTGCCGGCGAAGTTCTCGAGCTGCCGGATGTGCACCGAGAGGAACAGCCCCAGCGCGCCCAGCATCAGCGCGGCGCACACCAGGGCGACCAGGGCGTGCAGCCCGGCCAGGCCGAGCACCGGCAGCGTCGTGCCGAGCAGCGCCGCCACCGCCACGAAGGCCAGCGCCTGCAGCAGCGACAGCAGCGCGGTCGCGCACAGCTTGCTGAACAGCAGCCACGCGCGCGGCAAAGGCGCCGTGAGCAGCAGCCGCATCAGGCCCATCTCGCGGTCGTACACCATCGCGAGCGACGACTGCATGCCGTTGAACAGCAGCACCATGCCCACCAGGCCGGGCGCGATGTACACGTCGTACGGGATGTAGGTGTCGTAGGGCTCGACGATGGCCACGCCGAACACGTTGCGAAAGCCGGCGGCGAACACCGCCAGCCACAGCAGCGGACGCACCAGCGCGGAGACGAGCCGGCCGGTCTGCTGCGAGAACTTCAGCAGCTCGCGCAGCACGATGGCCCGCAGCGCCTGCAGCGCATGGGCCGGGCCGTGGCGTGCCGACGTCGCGGCAACACGCTGCTCGTCGGTGCGGTTCATCGCGGGTGTTTGCATGCCTTCTCCGGTGCATCGGCGCCGAGCGAGTCCAGCACGTTGACGGGGTGCAGCACGCCTTCGACGGGCGCCTGCGAGATCACCCCCTGGCCGTCGGTCAGCAGCAAGGTCTGCCGCAGCTGGCCGTCCCACGGCCGAAATCCGAGCGAGGTGCCCTTGGACCCGTCGAGCGCGACCTTGGGCAGCGCCTGATCCCACGCGGCCGCCGGTCCCTTGGGGGCCGCGGCGGCGGCCGCGGCCAGCGCCTTGCCCGCCATCCACGCCGACCAGTCGTGCGCCGTCATCGGCCGCTTGGCCGCCTTCGCGAAGCGCCTGGATACCTGCGGCGCGCCGAAGCGCTCGAACTGCGCATGCCAGGCCACGGCGACCAGACCGGCGTCGCCGACCACCGGCCTCGGCAGCACCGTGCGGTACGGCAGCGAGCGCGCGAACTCGCCGTCGCTGTCGACGACCCACACCGCGTCGTACTGCGCGCCGGCGGTGAGCAGCAGCGGGTTGGCGAGCTCGCGCTCGCGCGGGTCGTCCGAGAGCTTGAACGGCTTGGTCGCCACCGCCTGCAGGCCGTAGCGCTTGATCGACGCCTGCGCCGTCGCCGCCCGCAGCGCGTCCTGCGGGCTGGGGCCGGCGAGCACCAGCACGCGGCTCCACTTGCGCGCGACCAGGGTCTGCGCCAGCGCGTCGCTGCGCATCCGCTCGCTGGGGATCAGGTGGAACAGCCGCGGGCGGCAGTCCTGCTGGCGCAGCCGGTCGGCAGCGTCGCCGACGTTGAGCACCGGCAGCTTGACGGCATCGACCACCGCGAGCGTCCAGTCGGTGGGCAGGTCGGTGACCAGCACGGCGGCGCCGCCCTTCTCCGCCGCCACCGCGGCCGCTCGTGCGGCGTCGATCGACGCGACCGGCGTGCCGGCCAGCGACACGCCCGCGCCGACGGCATCGAGCTCGAAGCGGCTGTCCTCGATGGCCAGCTGCACACCGTCGGCCGCCGGCCCGCCGGGATGCCCCAGGTAGGCGCGCTCCACGCGCGTGCGCTCCAGCCGCGGGTCGTCGGCCGGCGTGAGCAGCGTCGCCTTCAGCGTCGCCGCGCGCGCCCCCGGCAGCAGCGTCAGACCGGCCGCCAGCAGCGCGCCGCCCAGGATCCGATGCAGCCCGGTGCAGCTCATTCGACGATCACCAGCCCGTAGGGCACGCGGCCCACCGGAATGCTCTTCAGCGCCTTGGCCGCCGCCACGTCGACCACCGTCACGTCGTCGCTCAGGCCGTTGACGACGTACAGCCGCGCTCCCGCCTTGTCGAGCGTGACGTTCCACGCCCGCTTGCCCACCAGCACGAGCTGGGTCACCTTGCGACCCGGCACGTCGACGAAGGCCACGTGATTGGCGCGGCCCAGCGCCACGAACGCGCGCTTGCCGTCGGGGGTCATCTGGATGCCGACCGGCGTGATGTCCTCGCGGCGCGCGCCCTTGACCTCGAACTTCAAGGTGCCGAGCACCGCATGGTCGGCGGTCGAGACGATGGTGACGCTGGCGTCCAGCTCGTTGGTCACCCACAGCTCCTTGCCGTCGGGCGTGATCGCCATGCGGCGCGGCCGCTTGCCGACCGGGATGTTCTTGACCACCTTCGCGCTGGCCGTGTCGATGACATGCACCAGGCTCGCCGCCTCGGACGTCACGTACACCGTCTTGCCGTCGGCGCTGACCTTCACGCCTTCGGGCTCCTGGCCCACCTTCACCGACTGCAGCTTGCGACCGCTGGCCGCGTCCACGAAGCTCACCTCGGCGGCGTCCTCGTTGGAGACATAGATGGTCTTGCCGTCGGGAGAGACGTCGAAGGCTTCCGGCTCGTCGCCCAGCGGGATGCGGCGCAGCGACTTGCCGCTGGCCGGATCGATGACGTCGGCCTGGTTCGAGTCGGTGCAGGCGACCATGAGCTTGCGATCCGCCGTGAGCTGAACGTGGCGCGCCCGCTTGCAGGTCGCGATCGTGCCCTTCACCGCCAGCGTTGCGAGGTCGATCAGGGTCAGCGCGCTGTCCTTCTCGCTGGACACGTACGCCGTGCCCTGCGCCGAGGCGCCGGCCGCCGCGAGCATCAGGACGAGCGCGGCGAGCGGGCGGGCCGATGAAAGCATGCAGGTCTCCTGTCTCATCGTGGTCATGTCGTTCGGGCGATGAAGGCGGCTTCCAGCGTGTCTCCGCCCAGCGCGCGGGTCACCTCGGCCGGCGTGCCGTCGGCCAGCAGCGCGCCCTTGTGCAGCACCAGCACCCGGTCGGCCGTCAGCGCCTCCTCGACCCAGTGCGTTGCCCACAGCACGCACACGTTGCGCTCCCGCACGTCGGCATGCAGCGCTGCGAGCAGGTCCTGGCGCGACTTGGGATCGAGCCCGACGGTCGCTTCGTCCATCAGCAGTGCCGCCGGCCGGTGCAGGTTGGCACGCACCAGCTCGACCTTGCGGCGGTTGCCGCCGGAGAGCTCGCGCGCCTTGCGATCGAGGTCGGCGGCGATGCCCAGGCGCGCGCAGTCCTCGTCGATGCGCTCGCGCGCGATGCGCCGCGGCAGGCCCTGCAGGTCCGCCTGGAACAGCAGGTTGCGGCGCACGCTGAGGTCCAGGTCGAGCGAGATCTGCTGGAACACCACGCCGATGTGGCGCAGCGCCGCGGTGGGCGCCGTGCGCAGCGAATGGCCGGCGACCTCCACCTCGCCTTCGTCGGCGGCGAACAGGCCGGTCAGCACCTGGAACAGCGTCGACTTGCCGGCGCCGTTGGGGCCGAGCAAGGCGACGAACTGGCCGGGCTCGACGTGCAGGGACAGGGATTGCAGCGCGGGCCGCGGGCCGTAGCGCTTGGTGAGCTTGTGGGTGCGCAGCATGGAGATCGGATGTTGGGGTTCCGCTTCGCGCCACCGGCGCAGCGCAACCTCGGCATGATGCGTCACCTCAGCGACCATCGCGAAGACTCCTCACCGGCCACCCCTTCGCCAGCGCCTGCTCGCGCAGCATCGGATCGGGGTCGACCACCACCGGATCGCTGACGGCCTGCAGCAACGGCAGGTCGTTGATCGAGTCCGAATAGAACCAGCTGCGCTCGACATCGTCCCAGGCGGCACCGGCCCGCGCGAGCCACGCCTGCACATGCGACAGCTTGTGCTCGCGAAAGCACGCATGGCCCACGATCTCGCCGGTGTAGCGGCCTTCCTCGTCGACCTCCGGCTCGGTGGCCAGCACATCGGCCAACCCCAGCGCCTCGCCGAAGGGCTCGGCGACGAAGCGCGTCGTGGCGGTGACCAGGGCGCAGCGGTGGCCGGCCGCCTGGTGCTCGCGCACGAGCTCGCGTGCCGCGGGCGGCACCCGCTGCGCGATCGCCGAGCGGAATTCGCGCAGCCACTGCGCCAGGGCGTCGGCCTCGTGCCGGCCGAGCGCGCCGACCGTGAAGCGGTGCATGGCGACCATGTCCAGCGTGCCTTCGACGTAGCGGCGGCAGTGGTCCAGGTACTGCGCCTCGAAGCCGGCGTCGAGCACCCCGAGGTCGATCAGGTGACGCGCGAACGCGGCGCCGCTGTCGAACGGGATCAGCGTGTGATCGAGATCGAACAGCGCGATCCGCATCAGCCCGGCACTCCCTGCAGGGCCTCGACCGTCGCGGGCAGCGCGCCGCGCAGCGCGTTGCACACGACGATGGCCTCGGCGCGAAGGAGATCGGCGCGCGTCAGGCGGCATTCGCGCGCATCCCACGCGGGGTCGTCGAGCAGCACGGCGCGCATCACGCCGGGCAGCACGCCGTCGGTCAGCGGCGGCGTGAGCCATCGCCCGCCGATCCGCAGGAAGACGTTGCTGCGGCCGCCTTCGAGCAATTCGTCGTGCCCTCCGAAGAAGAGCGTGTCGAAGGCCCCGGCGGCCTCCGCCTCGCGCACGCCGGCGTCGTAGTCGGCGCGGCAGCTCGTCTTGTGCCCCGCGAGCGGCCGCACCGATCCCATGGGCGACGCCGCCAGCAGCAGGCGCACCGGGCCGGGCGGCAGCGGCGGCAGCGTGGCCTGCGTCAGCACGAGCTCGCCGTCGAAGCGCAACGCGACGCGCAGCCGCCACGGCCGGTCCGCCGGCAGGGCCGCCGGCAGCTGGGCCAGCGCGCGGTCGAGCAGCGCATCGAAAGCCTGCGCGTCGAAGGCGAAGCCCAGCCTGCGGGCGCTTTCGGCGATGCGGGCGCGATGCCGCGTGCGATGCGCGACCCCGCGCAGCCGCGTGGCGCGCATCGTCTCGAACAGCTCCACGCCGGGATCCAGCGCGGTGAGAAAGCGCGCCTTCCACAGCGTCTCGTCGTATTCGTCGGCGGCCACGCTGTCGTGCACGATGCCCCCGCCGACGCCCATCGTCAGCGGACGCAGGCCGTTGCGCGCGGGCGCCGCGCTGCGCTGCGGCGGGCCCAGCGTGAGCGTGCGGATGGCGACGTTCAGGACCAGGTCGGGGCAGCGGGCGTCGGCGTGGTCCAGCCAGCCGATGGCGCCGGTGTACAGCCCGCGCGGACCGGATTCGAGCGCGGCGATCCACTCCATCGTGCGGTGCTTGGGCGCACCCGTGATCGAGCCACAGGGGAACAGGCCGCGCAGCAGGTCGGCGAGGCCGATGTCGGCGCGGCGGCGAGCTTCGATCGTCGACGTCATCTGGAACACCGTGGCGTAGGTCTCCACGCGGAACAGCTCGGGCACCTTCACCGAGCCGATCTCGGCGATGCGCCCGAGGTCGTTGCGCAGCAGGTCCACGATCATCAGGTTCTCGGCGCGGTTCTTGGTGTCCTCGTGCAGCAGGCGCGCCGTCTCGCTGTCGCCTTCGGGCGCGCCGCTGCGCGGCGCGGTTCCCTTCATCGGACGCGCCTGCAGACGCCCGCGCTCATGGCGGACGAACAGCTCGGGCGAGCGCGAGAGCACCCATTCGACCTCGTCGCCCGGCGCCAGCGGCAGCCGCAGCAAGGCGCCGAAGCTCACCCGCTGGCGCGCGCGCAGCCGGCGATAGAGCGCCAGCGGCGCTCCCCAGGCGTGCCCGTGCTGGCGGTAGGTGTAGTTGACCTGGTAGGTCTCGCCGTCCCGGATGGCCTCGTGGATGCGCTCGATGGCGGCCTCGAAGGCCTCGCGCGAGACGGCCGGCTGCAGGTCGAGCACGCCGGCCGGCGCCGGGGTGCTGCGGCCTTCCTGCCGTGCAAGCCAGGTCGCGCAGCCTTCGGCATCGAGGCGCTCGAGGCGCTCGAACATCAGCAGGCGAAGGCAGCTGCGGTCGCCGGGCGGCAGGCGGGCGTGGCCCGCGCGCAGCAGCCGCGCTCCCCATTCGTAGTCGGCCAGCAGCACCGCATGCAGGCCGGCCGCCAGGTCCGCCTGCGCCGCGTCGCACACCGCGTCGAGCGTGGCCGGATCCACGCAGCGGTGCTCGCGCACGAAGCCGGTGTAGAGCCGGCTCGTGGGACGCTCGGCGCTGGCGTCGGCGTCATCCAGCAGGGCGAAAGGCTTCATCGTGTGCCTGAGGGATGCTCAGCTCCAGTCGTCCATGTCGTGGCGGATCTTGTGGCGGTTGGCGATCAGCTCGTCGACCGAGGGCTCGTTGCGCAGCGCGCGCCGGATCGCCAGCCGCGTTGCCTCGTGGTTGGTCCGGTACATGTCCTTCTTGTCGAGATTGGGGTCCTTGGCGCAGCGCGGGTCGATCCACACGAGGCTGATGATGCACAGCTCGTTGGCCAGCGACTTCGCAATGGTGCCGTCGATCAGGCAGTCGACGATCGCATCGGCGGTGGCCGACTGCACGACGCCGCCGAAGAGCTCGACGTTCGCCGAGTCCTTCAGGGTCACCTTGGGCACGATGATGGTCGCGGGACGCACGAGCTGGTTGCAGGCGCGGATCGCGAACATCGCGGTGTGGCCCTTGCTCTGCGCCATCATGTTCGCGAAGGCCTGCCCGACCGGGCCGTCGGTGCGGCCGATGAGGATCTCGGGCATGGCATCGGTGAACTGGCCCTCGCGCGCCAGCACGGTCGCCTCGCCGGCGTGAAACAGATGGTCCTGGTGGTTCATGTCGTCCTTGGGGTGAGTGAATCAGTGCGGTATCAGCAGCTCGCCATGGCCGAGCACCGCCAGGTCGCCGGCCCAGCGGTCCACGCGCCGCTTCGACAGTCCGTCGAAGGGACCGCCGAAGCGAGCGAGGTCGCGCGCCAGCAGCTGCCAGAACACGGGGGCGTCGGAGTTCACCGGCACGAAGCTGGCGGCGGGTTCGGGAGCCGGTCCCGCGAACAGCACCGTGCCGCGGCGCATGCCGAAGCCCGCATGGACGCCGCAGCGCCCCGCCAGCGCCAGCGTGCCGGCCACCATGCGGCTGGCGACGAAGTCGCCCGCATCGCCGAACACGACCACGGTGCCGCGGCGCATGTGGTCGGCCAGCCGATGGCCGGCCGCGCCGCGCACGACCAGCGTGCCGCCGCGCATGCCGTCGCGCTCGCCCGGCAGCGCGCTGGCCCCCAGGTCGCCGATGCTCCCGTCGACCTCGAGCCAGCCACCGCGCATCGCGCAGCCGGCCAGGTCGCGGGCATCGCCGCGGATCAGCAGGCGGCCGCCCGACATGCCGAGGCCGGCCGCATCGCCGACCGGGCCATGCACTTCCATCGTGCCCTCGGCC
The Piscinibacter sp. XHJ-5 DNA segment above includes these coding regions:
- the fae gene encoding formaldehyde-activating enzyme: MNHQDHLFHAGEATVLAREGQFTDAMPEILIGRTDGPVGQAFANMMAQSKGHTAMFAIRACNQLVRPATIIVPKVTLKDSANVELFGGVVQSATADAIVDCLIDGTIAKSLANELCIISLVWIDPRCAKDPNLDKKDMYRTNHEATRLAIRRALRNEPSVDELIANRHKIRHDMDDWS
- a CDS encoding formylmethanofuran dehydrogenase subunit C, yielding MNHRLVLRQGPPLRVDARALTPALLGALSADEVRRLRLPHGREGVMLAELFDVRPGRDDGQHALVLEGDLSRFDAIGAGLAEGTMEVHGPVGDAAGLGMSGGRLLIRGDARDLAGCAMRGGWLEVDGSIGDLGASALPGERDGMRGGTLVVRGAAGHRLADHMRRGTVVVFGDAGDFVASRMVAGTLALAGRCGVHAGFGMRRGTVLFAGPAPEPAASFVPVNSDAPVFWQLLARDLARFGGPFDGLSKRRVDRWAGDLAVLGHGELLIPH
- a CDS encoding ABC transporter ATP-binding protein, which encodes MLRTHKLTKRYGPRPALQSLSLHVEPGQFVALLGPNGAGKSTLFQVLTGLFAADEGEVEVAGHSLRTAPTAALRHIGVVFQQISLDLDLSVRRNLLFQADLQGLPRRIARERIDEDCARLGIAADLDRKARELSGGNRRKVELVRANLHRPAALLMDEATVGLDPKSRQDLLAALHADVRERNVCVLWATHWVEEALTADRVLVLHKGALLADGTPAEVTRALGGDTLEAAFIARTT
- a CDS encoding ABC transporter permease, whose product is MNRTDEQRVAATSARHGPAHALQALRAIVLRELLKFSQQTGRLVSALVRPLLWLAVFAAGFRNVFGVAIVEPYDTYIPYDVYIAPGLVGMVLLFNGMQSSLAMVYDREMGLMRLLLTAPLPRAWLLFSKLCATALLSLLQALAFVAVAALLGTTLPVLGLAGLHALVALVCAALMLGALGLFLSVHIRQLENFAGTMNFVIFPMYFLSTALYPLWKLQESGAEWVYQAARFNPFTHAVEWVRFALYGKDPGIAPWVVVGCLLVFFGLACWGYDPQRGFGGLTKRGGGGG
- a CDS encoding branched-chain amino acid ABC transporter substrate-binding protein, coding for MSCTGLHRILGGALLAAGLTLLPGARAATLKATLLTPADDPRLERTRVERAYLGHPGGPAADGVQLAIEDSRFELDAVGAGVSLAGTPVASIDAARAAAVAAEKGGAAVLVTDLPTDWTLAVVDAVKLPVLNVGDAADRLRQQDCRPRLFHLIPSERMRSDALAQTLVARKWSRVLVLAGPSPQDALRAATAQASIKRYGLQAVATKPFKLSDDPRERELANPLLLTAGAQYDAVWVVDSDGEFARSLPYRTVLPRPVVGDAGLVAVAWHAQFERFGAPQVSRRFAKAAKRPMTAHDWSAWMAGKALAAAAAAAPKGPAAAWDQALPKVALDGSKGTSLGFRPWDGQLRQTLLLTDGQGVISQAPVEGVLHPVNVLDSLGADAPEKACKHPR
- the pabB gene encoding aminodeoxychorismate synthase component I, coding for MKPFALLDDADASAERPTSRLYTGFVREHRCVDPATLDAVCDAAQADLAAGLHAVLLADYEWGARLLRAGHARLPPGDRSCLRLLMFERLERLDAEGCATWLARQEGRSTPAPAGVLDLQPAVSREAFEAAIERIHEAIRDGETYQVNYTYRQHGHAWGAPLALYRRLRARQRVSFGALLRLPLAPGDEVEWVLSRSPELFVRHERGRLQARPMKGTAPRSGAPEGDSETARLLHEDTKNRAENLMIVDLLRNDLGRIAEIGSVKVPELFRVETYATVFQMTSTIEARRRADIGLADLLRGLFPCGSITGAPKHRTMEWIAALESGPRGLYTGAIGWLDHADARCPDLVLNVAIRTLTLGPPQRSAAPARNGLRPLTMGVGGGIVHDSVAADEYDETLWKARFLTALDPGVELFETMRATRLRGVAHRTRHRARIAESARRLGFAFDAQAFDALLDRALAQLPAALPADRPWRLRVALRFDGELVLTQATLPPLPPGPVRLLLAASPMGSVRPLAGHKTSCRADYDAGVREAEAAGAFDTLFFGGHDELLEGGRSNVFLRIGGRWLTPPLTDGVLPGVMRAVLLDDPAWDARECRLTRADLLRAEAIVVCNALRGALPATVEALQGVPG
- a CDS encoding PQQ-dependent catabolism-associated beta-propeller protein, which gives rise to MLSSARPLAALVLMLAAAGASAQGTAYVSSEKDSALTLIDLATLAVKGTIATCKRARHVQLTADRKLMVACTDSNQADVIDPASGKSLRRIPLGDEPEAFDVSPDGKTIYVSNEDAAEVSFVDAASGRKLQSVKVGQEPEGVKVSADGKTVYVTSEAASLVHVIDTASAKVVKNIPVGKRPRRMAITPDGKELWVTNELDASVTIVSTADHAVLGTLKFEVKGARREDITPVGIQMTPDGKRAFVALGRANHVAFVDVPGRKVTQLVLVGKRAWNVTLDKAGARLYVVNGLSDDVTVVDVAAAKALKSIPVGRVPYGLVIVE
- a CDS encoding HAD family hydrolase, which produces MRIALFDLDHTLIPFDSGAAFARHLIDLGVLDAGFEAQYLDHCRRYVEGTLDMVAMHRFTVGALGRHEADALAQWLREFRSAIAQRVPPAARELVREHQAAGHRCALVTATTRFVAEPFGEALGLADVLATEPEVDEEGRYTGEIVGHACFREHKLSHVQAWLARAGAAWDDVERSWFYSDSINDLPLLQAVSDPVVVDPDPMLREQALAKGWPVRSLRDGR